The genome window TCATCGACTTTTCCGGAATAATGGAGCGACATCCCCAGCCGGTAGCGCGCCAGGCTCGCATTTTCATCCTTGGGGAATTGGTCCAGGAATTTGCGATATCGCGCCGCCGCTTCGGCGTATCGCTTCTGAAGGAATTCGTTTTCCGCCGCAATAAATGCCACCGCTCCCGCGCGCGGGTTCGAAGCCAGCCGCTTCAGAAACTCGTCGCAGCGCTCCTGGCTCGCTTCGTATTTCGCCGACTGATGCAGCAGCGTGGCGAGCAATTCGAGCGCTTCGGGCAACAACGAATGCTCCTCGAAGCGAGTGACGAATTTTTCTGCACACCCGATCGCCAATCCAAGCTCCCCCGCCCGACCCAGCGCGACCGCCCGGTCATAGGTCATCTCCGCCAACAGCTTGCTTTCCGGGTGCGCCTCGAGCGCCTTCTTAAGCCGCCGCGCCGCCTCCTCAAACTTGTCCTGACGAAGCTCGCACTTCGCGATCCAATACGCCGACTCGTCCGCCAAATTTGGGGCGGCTGTGGCCGCTCGCTCCAGCGCTTGGACCGCGGAATCGAAGGATTTCGCCTCATACGCAGCGCGACCGCGAAGAAGAAACGCGCCCCCGATCAGCGAGCTTTCCGGGTGCTTCTCAATCAGTTCGTCGAGCAGCCGCCCGGCCTCGGCGTAATCGCCTTTTTGAAGGACGAGCGCGGCCAGGCCGTACAACGCGTCCGGTCGAAGCGGACTCTCCGCCGCTTTCAACACCTCCCGATACTTCGGCCCGGCCTCGTCAGGGCGGCCGAGTTGATGCCAACATTGCGCCAGCAGCAATTCAGCTTGCAGCCGATTCGCCGATTTCGGATAGGCCGTCAGTAACTTCTCCAGGTGCGGCGCGGCCTCCGCATAATCTGTTCGCGCCATCTCCGCCATCGCCGCGATCAGGCAGACGCGCTCGATCTGAGGCGCTTCCGGCCAGCGTTGGAGGGCCGCCTTGCACCGGGCACGCGCCTCCTTGAATTTGCCCGCCTTGAACAGCGCCTCGGCGAGTTGCGTCCCCGCCTCCGCCGCAAGTTTGTGGTCACCGTAGTCGTCCAGTACGCGCTCAAAGGCGCGAACCGCGGCGTCGTAGTCCCCCGCCGCGAGCTTGCACTGGCCCAGCATGGTCAGCACGTCCGCCGCGAATGCGAAATCCTTCACTTCCGCAAGTTGTTCAAGTTCGCTTGCGGCATCCGTTTGCTTGCCGGTTCGAAAGAAACAAACCGCCAGACCGTATCGCGCGACCGCCGCCTTCTCATGGTCGCCGTGGTCGCGCAGGAAGCTGCGATACTCGGCGGCCGCCAGGTCATAAAGGCCGCGCTGCAGGAACCCGTTGGCGGCGTAATAGGATTGCAGCAGCGCCTCGCCGCTGGCATCGCCGTCCATCCCACGGACGGACGTGCAAAGGAATACGGCCAGGTAACAAAGCGCCCCTCCGCCGCGCGATGGGAAACGATGCATGACCGCGTCTCCGAAAATGATGGACTCTCGGCCGGAATTCGACCGCGCCTACTCACGCTACGTCGCGACCGCACCGGTGGATCAATCGGTTTTTTTTGAGCAATCGGCGGGGCCGACTTCACCCTACTACTCTTGTCGTAACACTACGTCAAACGTAGTAGGTGGCGCACCTTCACCCGCCTTGCCGCGCCCGACGGGAACGACAAGAGGAGCCCGTGCCAGCCCGGAAGGGTTGAAAAACTACGCCGCTATGCTAAAAAGTCTTTGTCCGACAAAGAGTTGCGCCCGTAGCTCAGCTGGATAGAGCACCGGATTTCTAATCTGAAGAGACGCGATTACTGAAGAACAACTCGACGACAACCCCGCGCCATTGCGCAGAAACGAGGGTGTCGCGGGGTTGTCGCGAACTTTCCCGCCGTGGTCGGCGGCAAAGTGACGCACAAACTGACGCACAAAAACGGTGCTTGCTTGAACCGACCTGCCCATCGACTTGTCATGACGATTGCTAACTTGAGTGAGCCCACGATTACCGAGTTGATGGGCAATAGGCCCGCGATCGCGCGACGGCACAACGCGGTATGGCTTTCCGGAGGATCGCGGAAAGAAGGGAGGGGCGTGATCGCGCGAGCGCCCACTGTCCGAAAAGCCTAGACGGAGTCGCGGCGAGTTAGAGTCTCCGGTTCCTATTCCTCGGCCAAGCTAGCAACACGATTAACAGGCCGGCACTGGCTGCTTCCGGTACCGGCTTGAACGCCATGCCAATGGGGTAGTCCAAGCCCCCGCTTTCCGCAAAGACCCGGACAAATGCGCCAGAAGATCCGTCAAACTCGACGACGTTGTCGGCGGTTTCATTGGCAACAAACAGATTGCCGTTGGGGCCGAACTCGACGACCCTCGGACGTTGAAGGTTTTCGCCGCTTGCAAACACGCGAATGAACTGCCCCGACAGGCCGTCGAACTCCACGACGCGATCGGTCTGAATACTGGCCACGAAGAGATTGCCGTTCGGCCCCCAGGCCATGCCGGTAGGGTCGTCGAGGCCTCCGCTCCCGGTCGAGACGAATTCGCCAAGATAGGCCCCCGTACTGCCGTCGAATTTCAAGACGTTATCGTAGGCCCCGTCGTTGGCGACCAGAAGATGGCCGTCGGGGGTGAGGAGCAGCCCTTGCGGATTGAACAGCAGGCCAGCGCCTAAAGTATCGAGGAAGGCCCCGGTCCCGGAATCCATTCGCGCCACATGACTTCCGGCTGCGCTACTCGGGACATTGGAGACGAAGAGATATCCCTCCGGCGAGAACAAGAGTTGATTGGCTTGGTCGATGGCGGGATGGGCGGCGAACGGACCGACAACCTGACCTGTGGCGCCATCCATTTCCTGAATGGAGTCGGTGGCCGAATCGGCGACGAAGAGATTGCCGTTGGGGCCAAAGCCGATGCCCCGGGGGACATGAAGACCATCGCCGACAAACGCAGCGACGAACTCCCCCGTGACTCCATCGAATTGAAGCACGTTGTTGCTGACGTGACCGGCGACATAGAGATCGCCCGGTGCTCCGACCAATCCGGCACGGACGACGGACCAGGGGCTTATGATCATCAACGTTGCCGCAGCGGTGACTGTCAAAGGGCGCATTGCACTAATCCTCCTGGAATGAAGCACTCTCTGTCTTTTTCATCGGAGGTTGTCGCGACGATGGAGGAGAATGGCTTTGCGGTCGCCACGGGATCGGAAACCCATTCCCTTCTCGATACAGGATCGAGGCCATGAATCAGGCAAGCTCGCGTCCCCGTTGGAGGCGGTGCCGAGGCCTCGTCGCCCCCCTTTTCTGGGACACTTTTCGCAACATAATCCCCCTTACCGGAGCTAGAGGTTCGAATCGATACCTCATAACCCGGAGGTCGCTGGCTCGAGTCCTGCCCTAATTACCCGGATCGAGTTACGCCTTCGACCTTAATGCTTCTGGCGCGATCATGCTCCTACAGAATCACTGCTGCAGTCTTTTGGAATCTAGACTACCGACACCAGGTCAACACATGAGGCTACATCAAAAGGCTTACATTCACTCGGCACTCCCAACAGGGATGAATGGCTACGACATGCTCAGCAATCGGTTCCGCGCGCTACATCTCGATTTATTCTTCTACTTTCGTCACTGGACATCAAGAACGATGCGAATGTCCGGCCGCTCATTTGTAATAGTCCGAACGCAGTCACGAGTAATTCTCGTGTCTCGTGCATCTACACTCCGGAGTGAACCCAGGCCACTCTCTTCTCTGAACAAATATCTCAAGCCGTCGTCAGTAATCCTCGC of Phycisphaerae bacterium contains these proteins:
- a CDS encoding NHL repeat-containing protein, whose amino-acid sequence is MRPLTVTAAATLMIISPWSVVRAGLVGAPGDLYVAGHVSNNVLQFDGVTGEFVAAFVGDGLHVPRGIGFGPNGNLFVADSATDSIQEMDGATGQVVGPFAAHPAIDQANQLLFSPEGYLFVSNVPSSAAGSHVARMDSGTGAFLDTLGAGLLFNPQGLLLTPDGHLLVANDGAYDNVLKFDGSTGAYLGEFVSTGSGGLDDPTGMAWGPNGNLFVASIQTDRVVEFDGLSGQFIRVFASGENLQRPRVVEFGPNGNLFVANETADNVVEFDGSSGAFVRVFAESGGLDYPIGMAFKPVPEAASAGLLIVLLAWPRNRNRRL